One region of Armigeres subalbatus isolate Guangzhou_Male chromosome 3, GZ_Asu_2, whole genome shotgun sequence genomic DNA includes:
- the LOC134224655 gene encoding uncharacterized protein LOC134224655 — MTTNVVSFTLTILALTLVTYDVTAQSNYASHANSIEYQGEGLPEEATLDGKVTKLDDLSPIIFLNRTKAALNCAAGSMQVELKFNEHFFGTAYANFDRNSACQITGKGETSYSIELPLKGCGTKQEPQRVFTNNIVVRFHPGLEMDGDEIITIVCRYPPPVAPVPAGLPAPILTNIVPASILEPPLKGIQILFIICAIMFLTLLLIGLGVSYYCLRRQPLPIVRRVVHVGSGSEITALETGSIGSISGLKIPQVHTALHQTRSISGSDGPLIPSDYPSESHSENEEVDTGSLPVSSHGSYENGAFVQDSSSIYSENYGQTQDIRTIETCEASPKFDIHVRVKRTPPPLPSPLTSDTESNTTISRIERNNLSTILESHEDARSDSVLTFESLQEAGHTQFTYTPELHTVPKHIQQAPVVSKIARNQQQYIQRDTWPENYVDGPQASSSRSIVSLGTEMTDTHSMTEIVDSSHLYPANYRNMVDLKYTNNLLEPPVSPIKKNEISSHVIDDVFMQTVTEKTTIEDIEKHKRMVTEYKAKPVIDPNWDVTIRNYQENSQPEWEDFSDVSSASGMTIPHSVPTQMTVPTSTYISENDVMLQSPELVGNMKPIELPPEDKTVSNWDVLIRVLQDVEIPDIAVTTATLQSSRAPVPLTTQLSYEDKAKWKQIITTESTLRTMLTEAVVREDFERIRSDARYEKLFEPQSWEIIMRILTPPDDVELRRSKRKKRETWDTRSRRSSLPTLYEYDSDGGSSVRTITQDPIVVTTQHRDSYESSRPRSRKTSRSSYSSNNVDYRSMTEMTVDFAKSKYPDSYSDGSSYSAHPYYEDDQYDHRSIQRSSSHPSLARSASEFTERWIAPEEIDSSTPEVSPQLTRRDRNLMVHSNVAQMGDNRQIIHESQTQYIETRKTNYRTNRDDEW; from the exons ATGACTACGAACGTAGTTAGCTTTACGCTAACAATACTAGCCTTAACATTGGTCACATATGACGTCACTGCCCAATCTAACTATGCATCCCATGCCAATAGTATCGAATATCAGGGTGAAGGATTACCTGAGGAAGCAACGCTTGACGGAAAG GTAACAAAACTCGACGATCTCAGCCCTATCATATTTTTAAACCGCACAAAGGCAGCGTTAAATTGTGCAGCAGGTTCTATGCAAGTAGAGCTGAAGTTCAACGAACACTTTTTTGGAACTGCCTACgcaaactttgacagaaatagTGCGTGTCAAATAACTGGTAAAGGCGAAACTAGCTACAGCATCGAGCTGCCTTTAAAAGGATGTGGGACCAAACAG GAGCCCCAGCGAGTATTCACAAACAACATCGTTGTTCGATTTCATCCAGGACTCGAGATGGATGGCGATGAAATTATCACAATTGTTTGTCGTTATCCACCCCCAGTAGCTCCTGTTCCCGCTGGTTTACCCGCGCCTAT ATTGACAAATATCGTTCCTGCATCTATTTTGGAACCACCTTTGAAAggaattcaaattcttttcatCATTTGTGCGATTATGTTCCTAACATTATTGCTCATCGGTTTGGGTGTATCCTATTATTGCTTACGAAGACAACCACTGCCTATTGTACGGAGAGTGGTTCATGTTGGAAGCGGATCTGAAATCACTGCACTTGAAACTGGCAGCATAG GAAGCATATCAGGACTGAAGATACCACAAGTACATACCGCTTTGCACCAAACACGAAGCATTTCTGGAAGTGATGGCCCTCTGATTCCATCGGACTACCCGAGTGAATCACACTCAGAAAATGAGGAAGTAGATACTGGATCTTTGCCTGTCAGTTCACATGGCAGCTATGAAAATGGGGCTTTTGTTCAGGACTCATCCAGTATCTATAgtgaaaattatggccaaaccCAAGATATACGCACTATTGAAACTTGTGAAGCTTCTCCAAAGTTTGACATCCACGTGCGAGTAAAACGCACACCACCTCCTTTACCGTCACCACTAACATCTGACACTGAAAGTAATACGACCATCAGCCGTATAGAGAGAAACAACCTTTCCACGATATTGGAGTCCCACGAAGATGCCAGAAGCGACAGCGTACTAACATTCGAATCGTTGCAAGAAGCCGGACATACTCAATTCACTTATACCCCTGAGCTGCATACAGTTCCTAAACACATCCAGCAAGCACCTGTTGTTTCTAAAATTGCTAGAAATCAGCAGCAATAT ATTCAACGTGATACTTGGCCAGAAAACTATGTGGATGGCCCTCAAGCATCTTCCTCCCGTAGCATTGTTTCATTAGGCACAGAAATGACCGATACACACTCAATGACTGAAATAGTTGACTCCTCGCACTTGTACCCAGCTAACTATCGCAATATGGTTGACTTGAAATATACAAATAACCTTCTTGAACCACCCGTTAGCCCTATTAAAAAGAATGAAATATCATCCCATGTTATAGATGACGTGTTCATGCAAACAGTTactgaaaagacaaccatcgaAGACATCGAGAAACATAAACGGATGGTTACGGAGTACAAAGCTAAACCAGTTATCGACCCCAACTGGGATGTTACCATTAGAAATTATCAAGAAAATTCTCAACCAGAGTGGGAAGACTTTTCGGACGTTTCTAGTGCATCTGGTATGACTATTCCACACTCCGTGCCTACACAAATGACCGTTCCGACATCAACCTATATTTCCGAAAACGATGTTATGCTCCAAAGTCCCGAGCTGGTCGGTAATATGAAACCAATTGAACTTCCCCCTGAAGATAAGACCGTTTCCAATTGGGACGTACTGATTAGAGTGTTGCAAGATGTAGAAATTCCGGACATCGCCGTTACCACTGCGACCCTTCAAAGCAGCCGTGCCCCAGTACCACTTACAACTCAACTCAGCTATGAGGATAAGGCTAAATGGAAGCAAATCATCACTACCGAATCCACGCTCAG GACAATGCTTACGGAAGCAGTTGTACGAGAAGACTTCGAACGCATCCGATCTGACGCACGCTACGAAAAATTATTCGAACCTCAATCGTGGGAAATTATAATGCGCATCCTCACTCCTCCCGATGATGTCGAGCTCCGACGTTCGAAACGCAAGAAGCGAGAAACATGGGACACTCGCTCACGTAGGAGCTCCCTTCCTACTTTATATGAATACGATAGTGACGGAGGGTCATCGGTACGAACTATCACACAAGATCCGATAGTTGTGACCACGCAACACAGAGACAGCTATGAAAGCTCTAGACCTCGCTCAAGGAAAACTTCCCGTTCTTCGTATAGCTCCAACAACGTTGATTACCGTTCGATGACTGAAATGACTGTTGATTTTGCGAAATCGAAATATCCCGATAGTTATTCTGACGGAAGCTCATATTCAGCGCATCCGTATTATGAAGATGACCAGTACGACCACCGTTCAATCCAACGCTCTTCCAGCCATCCCAGTCTTGCTAGATCTGCTAGTGAATTCACTGAGAGATGGATCGCGCCCGAAGAAATTGACTCATCAACCCCGGAAGTTAGTCCACAGCTAACACGACGTGACAGAAATTTAATG GTACACTCTAACGTTGCTCAAATGGGAGATAACCGTCAAATTATCCACGAGAGCCAAACGCAGTACATTGAAACCAGAAAAACTAACTACAGAACAAATCGAGATGATGAATGGTAA
- the LOC134222214 gene encoding histone H4-like yields MPAPTTVSALRECSNENIVRARNTVLFMNRENDAVGSALTKTAVWNTHIHQSTNIILTGRGKGGKGFGKGGAKRHRKVLRDNMQGIPKPAIRRLARLGWGKRISELIYEETRGVLKVFLENVIRHALTYTEHSKHKTVTAMNVVYALKCQGRTLYPTALFGATKNVSNKKGGYSKEMMRKMSA; encoded by the exons ATGCCCGCCCCGACCACCGTGTCCGCTCTCCGTGAATGCTCAAACGAAAATATCGTGCGCGCCAGAAACACGGTTCTTTTTATGAATAGAGAAAATGATGCGGTGGGCTCCGCCCTAACA aaaactgctgtCTGGAACACGCACATCCACCAATCCACCAACATCATACTGACCGGCCGTGGCAAAGGAGGCAAGGGTTTCGGTAAAGGAGGGGCGAAGCGCCATCGGAAGGTGTTGCGCGACAACATGCAGGGTATCCCCAAACCCGCAATCCGGCGGCTGGCTCGCCTTGGATGGGGCAAGCGTATCTCCGAGCTCATCTACGAGGAAACCCGCGGTGTGCTCAAAGTGTTCCTCGAAAATGTTATCCGGCACGCTCTAACCTACACGGAGCACTCCAAGCACAAAACGGTCACTGCCATGAATGTCGTCTACGCACTGAAGTGCCAGGGTCGCACGCTGTATCCAACGGCCCTATTTGGGGCCACCAAAAACGTATCCAATAAGAAAGGGGGTTACTCGAAAGAGATGATGAGAAAGATGTCAGCCTAA